The sequence GAGTAGTATCCTCATCCTGCGGCACCTGACTGAATGCCTCGCACGGATCAATGATCTGGACGGTGAGAAGTGGCAGCGTTGAGGAGGAAAAACCGATCGCTTGCTTTACCTCGAGCAGCCGGAACGCCACCACACCTAATTTCTCTCCCTTCAAGCTGCCGTTGAGCGGCTTGTAGTTCATGCTAATGTCGCTGTCCCACACCAAGCCGCAAATGACTTTGCCCACAAGCTTGGAGAGGGCTGAGTCCCGCAGCGGTGTAACATTCGGAATTTTGTCCAAATATGCCTCCGGCTTTTTGCCTGTGCCTAAGCCCGGACCAACCCCGTGCGGATACGGGGCGCACGGTTGCCCCCAGAAGTTCAGCAGCCCGTTGGTTGTCGGCCCTGCTCGGTTCCAGGAGGCCGGGCAATCCTTCAGCTCAAATAGGCCTTCGTCGCCAGTCTGGCCGGAGCGCAGGACAATCACCCGGCCGAAGTTGGCCGGATCGTTGAAGAAGCGCAGCGGAGCGCGTTGCGCCAACCCCGGCCGGTCGTCGTTGATGTCCCGATCGGTAAACGCCCTTCCCTGGAGCTCATAATCTCGCTTGTGGCCGGTGTTCGGCGGAAGCGAGTAGCCAGGCGAGCTGTTGTCAATGCAGTCATCATCAATTAGCAGGAAAACGAACGTTTCGGCTCTACACGTGATCGTCTGCACACAGCTCGCGGAGTTCCCAGCTGCGTCTGTGGCGGTCCAAGTTCGTTTCGCGACTTTCGGGCACTCGCCGCTGACAGCATCATCGTAGTTGACCGTGACACTGCCGCTGTCGTCCGTGGCGGTGGCCGTCCCAGTGTTGCTGGGATCCATGTAGCAGTCGGCGCATTGCAGGACCACATCATCAGGGCAGACAAGGGTCGGCGGAGTAGTATCCTCATTCTGCTCCAGCACCATCACCACATCCACCCAGTAATTGGCCGCATTGCCGGTGGCGGTGGGGAAGCTTTCCGCCCCTCCATACGCAAATACCCCGTTGCCGTCACCCAACGCGACCAACGGTGCATTCGTGTACCCTCCGCCAACGTAAGGGCTGAAGTAGTTCGCAGTTAGCGAGAAAGCCCCACTGGGCGAATGATAGGAGGCCACATACGTCGTGCCCGCAGTAATCGGCACCGGGTTGGCAAACAACTGCTGCTGCCACCCTTCGGCTGACTCACCAACAAATGTCACACTCGCGAGTTCCTCTCCCGCACTCGTCCAAAGCTTGCCCACATGGAGACCGGTATTGTTGGCCCCTTTATAAAACCGGATCCCTGTAATATAACCTCCCTCTTCACTTTTAAACTTGATGCCCAATGTAAGCGGGGTCTGGTCCGTCGCCTCCGGCACCGCCGGCGTGAAGGTGTTATCCCAAATGCGGAAGGCCTCCTGATCCGTCGTGGTAAACGACGCGGTAAACGCATTCGCCAAGGCATTGCCCGCAACGTCTTTTACCCCCATTGCTCCGCTCGCCACGGCCACCGTATACACCCTGGAGAGGGCCAGCAGATCAATTGGAGCTAGCGTCGCCGTAAACGTCGCGGCGTCATACGCCACGGTGCTCGCCACCAAGCCCCCCCCCGAACGGCTCAGGGTAATGCCATTGGCAATTGTCGCCGGGTCCATCGCCTCGCTGAACCTCACCACCACGGGGGCGCTCCGGCTCACACCTGCCGCGCCGGCCAGCGGACTGACCGAAACCACCGTCGGGGCAATCTTGTCCTGAATTGCGCTCTGCACAAATACTACATCTACCCAGTAATTGGCCGCATTGCCGAGGGTGGTGGGGAAGCTCTCCGCCCCTCCATACGCAAATACCCCGTTGCCGTCACCCAACGCGACCAACGGTGCATTCGTGTACCCTCCGCCAACGTAAGGGCTGAAGTAGTTCGCAGTTAGCGAGAAAGCCCCACTGGGCGAATGATAGGAGGCCACATACGTCGTGCCCGCAGTAATCGGCACCGGGTTGGCAAACAACTGCTGCTGCCACCCTTCGGCTGACTCACCAACAAATGTCACACTCGCGAGTTCCTCCCCCGCACTCGTCCAAAGCTTGCCCACATGGAGACCGGTATTGTTGGTACCCTTGTAAAATCGGATCCCTTCAATGTAACCACTCACCTCGCTTTGAAACTTGACGCCCAATGCAAGCGGGGACGGGTCCGCCGCCTCCGGCATCGCCGGCGTAAAAGAGTCACCCCAGATCATGAAATTCGACTGGGCCCAGGCTGGTTGTAGGCCAGGCATCACCGTGCACATTAGCAGGCCCAGGGACATCAAATACCTCCGGGTACGAATCGAGCAGGGGGAAATGATCGACGCCGAATTTCTCAGACCCGACACCGCAATAAGGCCAGCTACTGTCTTCATGGTCTTGACCCTGTCAGCTCTCGAGATAATTGTCTATTCGTACTAGTACGTAACCGCCTCTAAGGTGTGTTGCCTGCCGTTGGCACGAGGGGTGCGGATCATTGGCGCTGCGATCCACAGTTACCACGAGGAGTTAGCCTGGGTCGCAGTGGTACTGCACCCTGCAGTCTCAAAGGATGATCGTCTGTCGTGGGTTGCCTTGCGGGATGGCGTACAAGGGAATGTCTGACTTCACTCCCTCCGATCGCGAGGTTAACGTCCGCATGTCGTCGTAGCGCACCGCGCCGGTGCAACAGCGCGTGGTTCTGCCGCAGTGCCCGGCGAGGCGGGGGTTCCTCGTCGGGGGTGGTCTGGTTAAAATCCAGGACGAAGCGTTGCTGCGATTTCTCAGTAGCCCGCCAAGTCGCCAGCAGGCCCTACAGATTCGTGGGTTTGAAGAACAACGCCGAACGATGGGGAAGAAGTGGTTCCGGTGCTGGGCAGCGCGAGCATGAGCACCGCGATCAGTATCAGGGGCGAGTGTGATGCGCGGAGCGTGAACTTATGAGCACCGGCATCCTTAGTTGGCGAAGGCGGGGCAGACGGCATCTGAGGCCGAGGGGATCCCGGTCAGCGCAGCCGCCCTTGGAGCCTGGCCTAAAGTTTCGAGCTTGTAGTTCTGGTTCTCCTGGCAAGGTGCGCTGGGGACATGTCATAGCTGAAGAACATCTCACTGTCCTCGTCAACCTCGTATTGGTTCAGCCAAGGCGAATACGTTTGGATGGTGACGGTGTTGTTCGTGGGCGAAAAATACATGAGCCGCATCCAACCACTGCCGCCGTTGGTGCGAGATTGGTAATCCGAGATAAAGGTGTGCACGTCCCGCCCCTCAAATGTGTCCTGCCGCGCACCTTCGCCGCTCTTGTGCCCGCCAAGCATGAGGAAGAAATTCGTGTGGCGTTTGAGCGACTCGTAGATCGCGGCGCCCTGGTGGCTGTGCCTGCTTGGGGTTCTGGCCTCGCCCATGTAATGAGCAACGGCAATCACGCGACGATGCTGGTTAGTTTGTAGCACCGCGTTCGCCCATTCCAGGATCGACGGACCAAAATCCTGATGTTCGAAGTAAAGCACGATGAAATCCAGCCCCGAAGCGCTGAACAAATCAAAATGAGAGTCGTTGTTGTCGCCATAGTGGCCGCCGTAATACGAGCGACCGCTGAAATGCGGTACGCCAAAAAACTCGTTGAAATACCGCGTGGTGCCACCGGGGGTCCCACTGGGTTCCTGGTCATGGTTGCCGACCGCCATTCCGTAGGGAATCCCGTTCCTCTGCAAGGTGCGGAGCGGGTCTTCCAAACGATACATGGCATTGGTCGCGTTCTGCCATTCCTTCAGATTCGGCGCGCCGTTCTTGAGAAGATCCCCATTCTGCACGATGTCACCAAGATGCGCGACATAGGCGATGTTGTGCGCCTCCCGGTTTCTGATGATCCATTCCGTTTGCGAAATCCACATCTCCTTGCACGCGGCATTAGGCCGCTCCTGGGCATAATTCTGGGTGTCCGGCAGCACCACGATCGCAAAGTCGGCCCGTGGATCTGGTTTAACAAAACCGCTACGCAGTGAACCCCTGGTAACGCTGGACTTCGCCAGCGCCGCCACCAAAATGCACAACAGTGCGCCAGCAAAAACCAGGCGTGCAAGAGAACCGAATTTCAGTTTTATCATCATCATCACGAGCAACTACGGACTGCTTCGGCTTTGGCCGTCCCAGCCAAAAGCAATGAGCTGCGAGTCTATCCCAAAAAACCAGCGTCGCATAAAGAACATTATCTTGCGGCTGGAAGTTTCGTCTTGATCGGCCTGAACCACGTATAGGGATCGACGAGCTGCGCGGGCGCCTCACCCGTGCAGCAACCAGTGCAGACGGGGCACGCAAAAGGTAATTTCTTGTC is a genomic window of Candidatus Paceibacterota bacterium containing:
- a CDS encoding metallophosphoesterase, translated to MMMIKLKFGSLARLVFAGALLCILVAALAKSSVTRGSLRSGFVKPDPRADFAIVVLPDTQNYAQERPNAACKEMWISQTEWIIRNREAHNIAYVAHLGDIVQNGDLLKNGAPNLKEWQNATNAMYRLEDPLRTLQRNGIPYGMAVGNHDQEPSGTPGGTTRYFNEFFGVPHFSGRSYYGGHYGDNNDSHFDLFSASGLDFIVLYFEHQDFGPSILEWANAVLQTNQHRRVIAVAHYMGEARTPSRHSHQGAAIYESLKRHTNFFLMLGGHKSGEGARQDTFEGRDVHTFISDYQSRTNGGSGWMRLMYFSPTNNTVTIQTYSPWLNQYEVDEDSEMFFSYDMSPAHLARRTRTTSSKL
- a CDS encoding DUF4082 domain-containing protein yields the protein MPGLQPAWAQSNFMIWGDSFTPAMPEAADPSPLALGVKFQSEVSGYIEGIRFYKGTNNTGLHVGKLWTSAGEELASVTFVGESAEGWQQQLFANPVPITAGTTYVASYHSPSGAFSLTANYFSPYVGGGYTNAPLVALGDGNGVFAYGGAESFPTTLGNAANYWVDVVFVQSAIQDKIAPTVVSVSPLAGAAGVSRSAPVVVRFSEAMDPATIANGITLSRSGGGLVASTVAYDAATFTATLAPIDLLALSRVYTVAVASGAMGVKDVAGNALANAFTASFTTTDQEAFRIWDNTFTPAVPEATDQTPLTLGIKFKSEEGGYITGIRFYKGANNTGLHVGKLWTSAGEELASVTFVGESAEGWQQQLFANPVPITAGTTYVASYHSPSGAFSLTANYFSPYVGGGYTNAPLVALGDGNGVFAYGGAESFPTATGNAANYWVDVVMVLEQNEDTTPPTLVCPDDVVLQCADCYMDPSNTGTATATDDSGSVTVNYDDAVSGECPKVAKRTWTATDAAGNSASCVQTITCRAETFVFLLIDDDCIDNSSPGYSLPPNTGHKRDYELQGRAFTDRDINDDRPGLAQRAPLRFFNDPANFGRVIVLRSGQTGDEGLFELKDCPASWNRAGPTTNGLLNFWGQPCAPYPHGVGPGLGTGKKPEAYLDKIPNVTPLRDSALSKLVGKVICGLVWDSDISMNYKPLNGSLKGEKLGVVAFRLLEVKQAIGFSSSTLPLLTVQIIDPCEAFSQVPQDEDTTPPTIVCPGDVVLQCADCNTDPSSTGTATATDDSGSVTVKYNDAVSGECPKVVKRTWTATDAAGNTASCVQTIMCKAETCVFLLIDEDCIDNTTPGYSLPPNTGHKRDYERRGRAFTDQDVNDDRPELAQRAPLRFFNDPANFGRVIVLPSGRIGDEGLFALMGHPASWSQVGPTANGLLNFSGQPCAPFPHGVGPGLGTGEDPEAYLDKIPNVLPLWTPAFSLLVGKVICGLVWDSDISMNYIPLNGSLKGEKLGVVAFRLLEVKQAIGFSFLTLPLLTVQIVDPCEAFSRVPSLYFDALPPVVKLKVKIEKGVCCLSFPTLADQNYAVEYAEADSPHKWRVLTLVAGTGSEVTVTEPIHSQRRLYRVRVETSTVEDKIRPGKKVDQRARPSSVLGAEEQERSLLTP